In one window of Comamonas testosteroni DNA:
- a CDS encoding acyl-CoA dehydrogenase family protein: MNAPLKLPELVRSLSADFAQRAAAHDRDASFPFENFSDLHQAGLLTLAAPSSLGGQGATLAQLSDVIGAIGKGDPATALVLIMQFTQHRSLGRAGNRWPKALAQKVVREAAEKGALINALRVEPELGSPVRGGLPATIARQTPQGWRVSGRKLYSTGAPILSWYALWVRTDEAEPRVGYLLVPAGLAGTRIEETWDHLGLRASGSHDVVFEDVLVPFENAVDLRLPAEWLGADPQAQAEIAVLISALYTGVAEAARDWLLGFLHARKPSSLGASLATLPRVQEVVGRIESLLLTNQRLIAGLARGLDDGVFASANEAGLIKSVATNNAVQAVELAQSLTSNHGLTRHNPLERHWRDVLCGRIHTPQDDSVWIAAGSKALGIGSWAQ, encoded by the coding sequence ATGAACGCGCCGTTGAAATTACCGGAGCTGGTGCGCAGTCTGTCCGCTGATTTTGCGCAGCGTGCGGCTGCGCATGATAGGGATGCGAGCTTTCCTTTTGAGAATTTCTCGGATCTGCATCAAGCGGGCTTGCTGACCTTGGCCGCGCCCAGCTCGCTTGGTGGGCAGGGGGCCACATTGGCGCAGCTCAGTGATGTGATTGGAGCGATTGGTAAGGGCGATCCCGCTACAGCACTGGTGCTGATCATGCAGTTCACTCAGCACCGCAGTTTGGGGCGCGCGGGTAATCGTTGGCCCAAGGCTTTGGCACAAAAAGTAGTGCGTGAAGCCGCTGAGAAAGGGGCGTTGATCAACGCCTTGCGTGTGGAGCCTGAGTTGGGGTCTCCTGTGCGTGGAGGTCTGCCTGCGACCATTGCACGCCAAACGCCCCAGGGGTGGCGAGTCTCGGGGCGCAAGCTGTACTCAACAGGCGCGCCGATTTTGAGCTGGTATGCACTATGGGTGCGTACCGATGAGGCCGAGCCTAGAGTAGGCTATTTGCTGGTTCCTGCGGGGCTGGCCGGTACACGTATTGAAGAGACCTGGGACCACCTGGGCTTGCGCGCCAGTGGTAGTCATGATGTCGTGTTTGAAGATGTGCTGGTGCCTTTCGAGAATGCAGTGGATTTGCGTCTTCCGGCCGAATGGCTTGGTGCAGATCCCCAGGCGCAGGCAGAGATTGCCGTGCTGATCTCTGCGCTTTATACGGGTGTGGCCGAGGCCGCACGTGATTGGTTGCTGGGTTTCTTGCATGCGCGCAAACCGTCTTCGTTAGGGGCTTCTTTGGCGACCTTGCCACGTGTCCAAGAAGTCGTTGGCCGTATAGAAAGTCTGTTGCTGACAAATCAGCGCTTGATCGCTGGACTGGCCCGAGGTCTGGACGATGGTGTGTTTGCATCCGCGAACGAAGCAGGGCTGATCAAGAGCGTGGCTACCAATAATGCAGTGCAGGCAGTGGAGCTGGCCCAGTCGCTGACCAGCAACCATGGGCTGACACGGCATAACCCCTTGGAGCGCCATTGGCGTGATGTGCTGTGCGGTCGTATCCACACGCCTCAAGACGATAGCGTGTGGATTGCTGCGGGGAGCAAGGCCCTGGGGATTGGATCATGGGCTCAATGA
- a CDS encoding D-isomer specific 2-hydroxyacid dehydrogenase family protein, which translates to MTDAPAFAPSLRQAIVLNQLGGAVLSASTGVQVLDASQDLAWERCHEADVLLTAPRNGWRDAPKEKPAGWPGRLRWVHLASVGIDYFPAWLFEGVQVSCARGVAAEPIADYVLSVLLEQSLALNARRAKNAADWERESTLVISQPMGLLAEQTLGIVGYGAIGKAVAQRAKAFGMTVQVLRNGKGSAQLTEDGASHAKDLSQLLASSDHVVLALPLTAASRGLINADALAYCKPGLHLINVARGGLIDQDALKVALDSGLLGAASLDVTEPEPLPEDHWLYSHEKVRLTPHISWAAGDVQAATRDKFAENLQRYRHSQALFDVVDLSKGY; encoded by the coding sequence ATGACAGACGCACCCGCCTTTGCGCCTTCGCTGCGCCAGGCCATCGTGCTTAATCAGTTGGGAGGTGCGGTCTTGTCTGCATCTACCGGTGTGCAGGTTCTGGATGCGAGCCAAGATCTGGCCTGGGAGCGTTGTCACGAGGCCGATGTGTTGCTGACTGCTCCACGTAATGGCTGGCGCGATGCTCCCAAAGAAAAGCCGGCAGGCTGGCCTGGGCGGCTGCGTTGGGTGCATCTGGCTTCGGTTGGCATCGATTATTTTCCCGCTTGGTTGTTTGAGGGAGTTCAAGTCAGTTGTGCGCGTGGTGTGGCGGCTGAGCCTATTGCCGACTACGTGCTTTCTGTGCTGCTGGAGCAGTCTTTGGCGTTGAATGCGCGCCGTGCGAAAAACGCTGCGGATTGGGAGCGGGAATCGACTTTGGTGATCTCCCAACCCATGGGGCTGCTTGCAGAGCAAACACTGGGTATCGTGGGTTACGGTGCCATAGGTAAGGCGGTAGCCCAACGTGCAAAAGCATTTGGCATGACGGTGCAGGTTTTGCGCAATGGAAAAGGATCTGCGCAATTGACTGAGGATGGAGCATCCCATGCCAAAGACCTGTCTCAATTGCTTGCTAGCAGTGACCATGTGGTGTTGGCTTTGCCGTTAACAGCCGCGAGCAGGGGATTGATCAATGCCGATGCATTGGCGTATTGCAAGCCGGGCCTGCATCTGATCAATGTGGCTCGTGGGGGCTTGATAGACCAAGATGCACTCAAAGTTGCGCTGGATTCAGGTCTGCTCGGCGCAGCCAGCCTGGATGTGACCGAGCCTGAACCCCTGCCAGAAGATCATTGGCTCTACAGCCACGAGAAGGTCAGGCTCACCCCGCATATTTCTTGGGCCGCAGGCGATGTGCAAGCTGCGACCCGGGACAAGTTTGCCGAGAATCTTCAGCGTTATCGGCACTCCCAAGCTCTATTTGATGTGGTGGATCTAAGCAAAGGCTACTGA
- a CDS encoding ABC transporter substrate-binding protein: MQRRQFHQVLGAVFAGSSLLGASSVRAQGNRVQLRAGDQKGGLKALLDAAGETKDLPYDIKWSEFPAAAPLAEALNARAIDFGIIGDAPLLFSLAAGSAAKAFAAQRSDAYGTAILIRPDSAFKSVNDLKGKSIATNRGSIGHFVALKALDTAGLPLDSVQFKFIPPADAKLALTQGSVDAWATWEPYTALAETSQHARVLVNGRGLWSGLSFLAATDVALKEKREALQDFKQRVARAQIWSYKNADAYGQSLAKIIGIPVAAATLQFERRAMRWQDIDAAVIADQQRTADFYVKARLLKQKLEVEATFDKSFRLL; the protein is encoded by the coding sequence ATGCAAAGAAGACAATTCCATCAAGTGCTGGGCGCTGTTTTTGCGGGTTCCAGCTTGTTGGGCGCTTCAAGTGTGAGGGCGCAAGGCAATCGCGTGCAACTGCGCGCAGGCGATCAAAAAGGTGGGTTGAAGGCCTTGCTGGATGCGGCAGGTGAGACCAAGGATTTGCCCTATGACATCAAGTGGAGTGAGTTCCCGGCAGCCGCACCTCTGGCGGAGGCGTTAAATGCCCGGGCCATTGATTTCGGCATTATTGGCGATGCACCCTTGTTGTTTAGTCTGGCGGCGGGCAGCGCTGCCAAGGCATTTGCCGCACAGCGCTCTGATGCCTACGGCACCGCCATTTTGATACGCCCAGATTCAGCATTCAAATCCGTCAACGACCTTAAAGGCAAAAGCATTGCCACGAATCGCGGCTCGATCGGGCATTTTGTGGCGCTCAAAGCCTTGGATACTGCAGGGCTGCCACTGGACTCCGTGCAGTTCAAATTCATTCCGCCAGCCGATGCCAAGCTGGCGCTGACACAAGGCTCGGTGGATGCGTGGGCAACTTGGGAGCCATATACAGCTTTGGCGGAAACTAGCCAGCATGCACGCGTACTGGTGAATGGACGAGGGTTGTGGAGTGGCCTGAGCTTTTTGGCTGCAACCGATGTAGCTCTCAAAGAAAAGCGTGAAGCCCTGCAGGACTTCAAACAGCGTGTCGCCAGAGCACAAATCTGGTCTTACAAAAATGCTGATGCTTATGGCCAATCGCTGGCCAAAATCATTGGCATTCCCGTGGCAGCCGCGACTCTGCAATTTGAGCGCAGAGCCATGCGTTGGCAAGATATTGATGCCGCAGTCATTGCTGACCAGCAGCGCACCGCAGATTTTTATGTGAAAGCACGGTTGCTCAAGCAAAAGCTGGAGGTTGAGGCGACCTTTGATAAGAGCTTCAGGCTTCTTTGA
- a CDS encoding VOC family protein — protein sequence MSKKIFVNLPVADLPKAKSFYEAIGAVNNPQFSDNTAACMVVSDSIYVMLLTHPKWATFTHKPIVDAHAASEVMLCLSADDRAAVDSMLEAVSAHGGKADVNPLQDHGFMYGRSFEDVDGHIWEVMFMDMSQMPQG from the coding sequence ATGTCCAAGAAAATCTTCGTCAACCTGCCCGTCGCTGACCTGCCGAAGGCCAAGTCCTTCTATGAAGCGATCGGCGCCGTCAACAACCCGCAGTTCAGCGACAACACCGCTGCCTGCATGGTCGTCTCCGACAGCATCTACGTGATGCTGCTCACCCACCCGAAGTGGGCCACGTTCACCCATAAGCCTATCGTCGACGCCCATGCTGCCAGCGAAGTCATGTTGTGCCTGAGCGCCGACGACCGCGCGGCCGTCGACAGCATGCTTGAGGCCGTTTCCGCTCACGGAGGCAAGGCGGACGTGAACCCCTTGCAAGACCACGGCTTCATGTATGGCCGCAGCTTCGAGGACGTAGACGGCCACATCTGGGAAGTCATGTTCATGGACATGAGCCAGATGCCTCAAGGCTGA